The following proteins come from a genomic window of Streptococcus oralis:
- a CDS encoding conjugal transfer protein, translating to MKKIRSYTSIWSVEKVLYSINDFRLPFPITFTQMTWFVVSLFAVMILGNLPPLSMIEGAFLKYFGIPVAFTWFMSTKTFDGKKPYGFLKSVIAYALRPKLTYAGKKVTLGRNQPQEAITAVRSEFYGISN from the coding sequence ATGAAGAAAATACGAAGCTATACCAGTATCTGGTCTGTGGAAAAGGTACTGTATTCTATCAATGATTTTAGACTTCCGTTTCCCATAACCTTTACGCAAATGACATGGTTTGTCGTGTCACTCTTTGCAGTGATGATACTTGGCAACTTGCCCCCTCTTTCCATGATAGAGGGAGCATTTCTCAAATACTTTGGGATTCCTGTGGCTTTCACATGGTTTATGTCTACAAAAACTTTTGATGGTAAAAAGCCTTATGGATTTTTGAAGTCTGTCATTGCTTATGCACTGCGACCAAAGCTGACCTATGCAGGAAAAAAAGTAACGCTTGGCAGAAACCAGCCACAAGAAGCCATTACAGCAGTTAGGAGTGAATTTTATGGCATATCCAATTAA
- a CDS encoding ATP-binding protein has translation MAYPIKYIENNLVWNKDGECYAYYELVPYNYSFLSPEQKIQVHDSFRQLIAQNRDGKIHALQISTESSIRSAQERSKNEVTGKLKAVAYDKIDQQTDALISMIGENQVNYRFFIGFKLLLNDQEFSMKSLTVEAKNALSDFVYDVNHKLMGDFVSMSNDEILRFQKMEKLLENKISRRFKIRRLDKDDFGYLIEHLYGQTGTAYEEYEYHLSKKKLDNETLIKYYDLIKPTRCLVEEKQRYLKIQQEDETVYVAYFTINSIVGELDFPSSEIFYYQQQQFTFPIDTSMNVEIVANRKALSTVRNKKKELKDLDNHAWQSDNETSSNVAEALESVNELETNLDQSKESMYKLSYVVRVSANDLDELKRRCNEVKDFYDDLSVKLVRPFGDMLGLHEEFLPASKRYMNDYIQYVTSDFLAGLGFGATQMLGENEGIYVGYSLDTGRNVYLKPALASQGVKGSVTNALASAFVGSLGGGKSFANNLIVYYAVLYGAQAVIVDPKAERGRWKETLPEISHEINIVTLTSDEKNKGLLDPYVIMKNPKDSESLAIDILTFLTGISSRDGERFPILRKAIRAVTNSEVRGLMKVIEELRVENTPLSTSIADHIESFTDYDFAHLLFSNGYVEQSISLEKQLNIIQVADLVLPDKETSFEEYTTMELLSVAMLIVISTFALDFIHTDRSIFKIVDLDEAWSFLQVAQGKTLSMKLVRAGRAMNAGVYFVTQNTDDLLDEKLKNNLGLKFAFRSTDLNEIKKTLAFFGVDPEDENNQKRLRDLENGQCLISDLYGRVGVIQFHPVFEELLHAFDTRPPVRKEV, from the coding sequence ATGGCATATCCAATTAAATACATTGAAAACAATCTCGTCTGGAATAAAGACGGGGAATGTTATGCTTACTATGAGCTTGTTCCTTACAATTACTCATTTCTAAGTCCAGAACAGAAAATACAAGTGCATGATTCTTTCAGACAGCTTATCGCACAAAATCGTGATGGCAAAATTCATGCTTTACAAATCAGTACAGAATCCAGCATACGTTCTGCACAAGAGCGTTCCAAAAATGAAGTCACTGGCAAGCTCAAAGCGGTTGCCTATGACAAAATCGACCAACAGACAGACGCTTTAATATCCATGATTGGCGAAAATCAAGTGAACTACCGTTTCTTTATCGGCTTTAAGTTGCTTCTCAACGATCAGGAGTTTTCTATGAAAAGTCTTACCGTTGAAGCAAAAAATGCTTTGTCTGATTTTGTCTATGATGTGAACCATAAGCTGATGGGCGATTTTGTTAGTATGAGTAATGATGAAATCCTGCGTTTTCAGAAGATGGAAAAGCTCTTAGAAAATAAAATCTCTCGTCGTTTCAAAATCCGCAGGTTAGATAAGGACGACTTCGGCTATCTGATTGAACACCTTTACGGACAGACAGGCACTGCCTATGAAGAGTATGAGTACCATCTATCAAAGAAAAAGCTGGATAATGAAACGCTGATTAAATACTATGACTTGATTAAGCCTACTCGCTGTTTGGTGGAAGAAAAACAGCGATATTTGAAAATCCAGCAGGAAGATGAAACCGTCTATGTAGCTTACTTTACCATTAACAGCATTGTCGGAGAACTGGACTTCCCGTCCTCTGAAATCTTCTACTACCAGCAACAGCAATTTACATTCCCGATTGATACGTCAATGAATGTGGAAATTGTAGCGAATCGTAAAGCCCTATCTACTGTCCGCAATAAAAAGAAAGAACTGAAAGACTTGGATAACCACGCTTGGCAAAGTGATAATGAAACCAGCTCCAATGTGGCGGAAGCTCTGGAAAGTGTGAATGAGCTGGAAACCAATTTAGACCAAAGCAAGGAATCTATGTACAAGCTGTCTTATGTGGTAAGGGTATCAGCAAATGATCTTGACGAACTCAAACGTCGTTGTAATGAAGTGAAAGATTTTTATGACGATTTAAGCGTAAAACTGGTACGACCATTTGGGGATATGCTCGGCTTACATGAAGAATTTTTACCTGCCAGCAAGCGTTATATGAATGATTATATTCAATACGTGACCTCTGATTTCCTCGCTGGTTTAGGTTTTGGTGCTACTCAAATGCTGGGGGAAAATGAGGGGATTTATGTTGGCTACAGCTTAGATACTGGACGCAATGTCTATCTGAAACCTGCTCTTGCCAGTCAAGGGGTTAAGGGTTCAGTAACCAATGCGTTAGCGTCGGCTTTTGTTGGTTCGCTGGGTGGTGGTAAATCCTTTGCGAATAACCTTATCGTCTATTATGCGGTGCTTTATGGGGCACAAGCAGTGATTGTAGACCCAAAAGCAGAACGTGGCAGATGGAAAGAAACCTTGCCAGAGATTTCCCATGAAATCAATATCGTCACTCTGACTTCTGATGAGAAAAACAAAGGCTTACTTGACCCTTATGTGATTATGAAAAATCCCAAAGATTCTGAATCACTGGCTATTGATATTCTGACATTCCTTACGGGGATTTCCTCTCGTGATGGGGAACGCTTCCCAATCCTTAGAAAAGCCATTCGTGCAGTAACCAATAGTGAAGTACGAGGGTTGATGAAAGTGATTGAGGAATTACGGGTTGAGAATACGCCACTAAGTACCAGTATAGCCGACCATATCGAAAGTTTTACAGACTATGACTTTGCACATTTATTATTCAGTAATGGTTATGTGGAGCAGTCTATCAGCTTAGAAAAACAACTGAACATTATACAGGTTGCGGACTTGGTACTTCCCGACAAGGAAACTTCCTTTGAGGAATATACCACTATGGAGCTTTTATCCGTTGCTATGCTGATTGTCATTAGTACCTTTGCTTTAGACTTTATCCATACAGACCGAAGCATTTTCAAGATTGTAGATTTAGACGAAGCATGGAGCTTTTTACAGGTAGCACAAGGAAAAACACTATCTATGAAGCTGGTTCGGGCTGGTCGTGCTATGAACGCTGGGGTATATTTCGTGACCCAAAATACAGACGACCTCTTAGATGAAAAACTGAAAAATAACCTCGGCTTAAAATTTGCATTTCGTTCCACTGACCTTAACGAGATTAAAAAGACCTTAGCCTTTTTTGGTGTAGACCCAGAGGACGAAAACAATCAGAAGCGATTGCGTGATTTGGAAAACGGGCAATGCCTTATCAGTGATTTATATGGTCGTGTCGGTGTGATACAGTTCCACCCTGTATTTGAAGAACTGCTCCATGCCTTTGATACCAGACCACCTGTGCGAAAAGAGGTGTAA
- a CDS encoding CD3337/EF1877 family mobilome membrane protein: protein MKPSIVNRIKSNWTLKRLGKVAMTVAFTLVIAIFLLAMLGTVVQAAGLVDDTVNVANEYSRYPLENYQLDFYVDNSWGWLPWNWSDGIGKQVMYGLYAITNFIWTISLYVSNATGYLVQEAYSLDFISATADSIGKNMQTLAGVSANGFSTEGFYVGFLLLLILVLGVYVAYTGLIKRETTKAIHAIMNFVLVFILSASFIAYAPDYIKKINDFSSDISNASLSLGTKIVMPHSDSQGKDSVDLIRDSLFSIQVQQPWLLLQYNSSDIESIGIDRVESLLSTSPDSNNGEDREKIVAEEIEDRSNTNLTITKTINRLGTVFFLFVFNIGISIFVFLLTGIMIFSQVLFIIYAMFLPVSFILSMIPSFDGMSKRAITKLFNTILTRAGITLIITTAFSISTMLYTLSAGYPFFLIAFLQIVTFAGIYFKLGDLMSMFSLQSNDSQSVGSRVMRKPRMLMHAHMHRLQRKLGRSMTTLGAGSAIVTGKKGQSGSGSSARTQADHSRPDGKEKSTLGKRIGQTIGTVADTKDRMVDTASGLKEQVKDLPTNARYAVYQGKSKVKENVRDLTSSISQTKADRASGRKEQQEQRRKTIAKRRSEMEQVKQKKQPASSVHERPTTRQEQYHDEQTSKQSNIQTSYKESQQAKQERPAVKSDFSSPKVERQGNTVQEKTVQKPATSTTTADRTSQRPITKERPSTVQRVPLQNTRSRPPIKTATIKKVGKKP from the coding sequence GTGAAACCATCAATAGTAAACAGAATAAAATCAAACTGGACGCTGAAACGTCTAGGTAAAGTGGCAATGACAGTGGCTTTCACACTTGTGATTGCCATTTTTCTTTTAGCCATGCTGGGAACGGTGGTTCAAGCTGCGGGCTTGGTAGATGATACGGTCAATGTGGCAAATGAATACAGCCGATACCCACTTGAAAACTATCAACTGGATTTTTATGTGGATAATAGCTGGGGCTGGCTTCCGTGGAACTGGTCGGACGGGATTGGAAAACAGGTCATGTATGGACTATATGCCATTACCAATTTTATTTGGACAATCAGTTTGTATGTTTCCAATGCGACAGGTTACTTAGTACAGGAAGCCTATTCCTTAGACTTCATTTCCGCTACAGCAGATTCCATTGGTAAGAATATGCAGACCTTAGCTGGTGTGAGTGCAAACGGATTTTCAACAGAGGGTTTCTATGTTGGATTCCTCTTACTCTTGATTTTGGTTCTTGGGGTTTATGTTGCCTATACGGGACTGATAAAGAGAGAAACCACAAAGGCAATTCATGCCATTATGAATTTTGTGCTGGTGTTTATCCTATCGGCTTCCTTTATTGCCTACGCTCCCGACTACATTAAAAAAATCAATGACTTTTCATCAGACATCAGTAATGCCAGTTTATCACTTGGCACGAAGATTGTCATGCCCCATTCCGATAGTCAAGGCAAGGACAGCGTGGACTTAATCAGAGATAGCCTGTTTTCCATACAGGTTCAGCAACCGTGGCTACTGCTTCAATACAACAGTTCAGACATTGAAAGTATCGGTATTGACCGTGTGGAAAGCCTGCTCTCCACCAGCCCAGATTCCAACAATGGCGAAGACAGAGAAAAAATTGTTGCGGAAGAAATTGAAGACAGAAGCAATACCAATCTAACCATTACAAAGACCATTAACCGTTTAGGTACAGTCTTCTTCCTATTTGTCTTCAATATTGGGATTTCCATATTTGTATTCCTATTAACAGGAATCATGATTTTCTCGCAGGTACTTTTTATCATCTATGCTATGTTTCTGCCTGTGAGCTTTATTTTAAGCATGATTCCATCATTTGATGGTATGTCAAAACGAGCCATAACAAAGCTCTTTAATACCATTTTGACACGAGCTGGAATCACATTGATTATTACGACAGCATTTAGTATTTCAACCATGCTCTATACCTTATCGGCTGGTTATCCGTTCTTTTTGATTGCTTTTCTACAGATTGTGACCTTTGCAGGAATCTACTTCAAGCTGGGCGATTTAATGAGTATGTTTTCTCTACAGAGTAACGATTCTCAAAGTGTGGGAAGTCGTGTGATGAGAAAACCTCGTATGCTTATGCACGCTCACATGCACCGTCTACAGCGGAAACTTGGACGTTCCATGACTACTCTAGGGGCTGGGTCTGCCATTGTTACAGGTAAAAAAGGACAGTCGGGTTCGGGGAGTTCTGCAAGGACACAAGCAGATCACTCCCGACCAGACGGAAAGGAAAAATCAACACTTGGAAAACGTATCGGTCAAACCATCGGTACAGTAGCTGATACCAAAGACAGAATGGTAGACACTGCTAGTGGTTTGAAAGAACAGGTTAAAGATTTGCCGACCAATGCAAGATATGCAGTATATCAAGGAAAATCCAAAGTAAAAGAGAATGTCCGTGATTTAACCAGTAGTATTTCTCAAACCAAAGCGGACAGAGCCAGTGGACGCAAGGAACAGCAGGAACAAAGGCGAAAAACCATTGCGAAGCGTCGCTCTGAAATGGAACAGGTCAAACAGAAAAAACAGCCTGCTTCTTCTGTTCATGAAAGACCGACTACAAGACAAGAACAATATCATGATGAACAGACCTCAAAACAGTCTAATATTCAGACTTCATATAAGGAATCTCAACAAGCCAAACAAGAGCGTCCAGCAGTTAAGTCCGATTTTTCAAGTCCAAAAGTGGAACGCCAAGGCAATACCGTTCAAGAAAAAACCGTTCAAAAGCCAGCAACTTCAACCACTACAGCAGATAGAACTTCACAACGTCCAATCACAAAAGAACGTCCGTCTACTGTTCAAAGAGTACCACTACAAAATACAAGAAGTAGACCACCAATCAAAACCGCCACCATTAAGAAAGTCGGTAAGAAACCATGA
- a CDS encoding lysozyme family protein — translation MKLKTLVIGGSGLFLMVFSLLLFVAILFSDEQDSGISNIHYGGVNVSAEVLAHKPMVEKYAKEYGVEEYVNILLAIIQVESGGTAEDVMQSSESLGLPPNSLSTEESIKQGVKYFSELLASSERLSVDLESVIQSYNYGGGFLGYVANRGNKYTFELAQSFSKEYSGGEKVSYPNPIAIPINGGWRYNYGNMFYVQLVTQYLVTTEFDDDTVQAIMDEALKYEGWRYVYGGASPTTSFDCSGLTQWTYGKAGINLPRTAQQQYDVTQHIPLSEAQAGDLVFFHSTYNAGSYITHVGIYLGNNRMFHAGDPIGYADLTSPYWQQHLVGAGRIKQ, via the coding sequence ATGAAGTTGAAAACTTTAGTGATTGGTGGTTCTGGATTATTCTTGATGGTCTTCTCACTGCTTCTGTTTGTTGCCATTTTATTTTCAGATGAACAGGACAGCGGAATTTCCAATATTCATTATGGAGGTGTGAATGTTTCCGCAGAAGTGCTGGCTCATAAGCCTATGGTAGAAAAATATGCCAAAGAATATGGCGTTGAAGAATATGTCAACATACTTCTTGCGATTATACAGGTGGAATCGGGCGGTACTGCGGAAGATGTTATGCAGTCCTCGGAATCCCTCGGTCTTCCACCTAATTCATTGAGTACAGAAGAATCCATTAAGCAAGGTGTGAAGTATTTCAGTGAATTATTAGCCAGTAGCGAAAGGCTCAGTGTAGATTTAGAATCGGTTATCCAGTCCTACAATTATGGTGGTGGTTTCTTAGGGTATGTGGCTAATCGTGGAAATAAATATACCTTTGAACTGGCTCAAAGTTTCTCAAAAGAGTATTCAGGTGGCGAAAAAGTGTCTTACCCCAATCCCATAGCCATACCTATCAATGGGGGCTGGCGATACAACTATGGCAATATGTTTTATGTGCAACTGGTAACGCAGTATCTTGTCACAACAGAGTTTGATGATGATACGGTACAAGCCATCATGGACGAAGCACTGAAATATGAGGGCTGGCGATACGTTTACGGTGGAGCTTCCCCGACTACTTCTTTTGATTGTAGCGGACTGACACAATGGACGTATGGAAAAGCTGGAATTAACTTACCACGAACCGCACAACAGCAATATGATGTGACCCAGCATATCCCACTATCGGAAGCACAAGCTGGCGATTTGGTTTTCTTTCATTCTACCTATAACGCTGGCTCTTATATTACTCATGTTGGGATATACCTTGGCAATAACCGTATGTTTCATGCAGGCGACCCAATCGGTTATGCCGACTTAACAAGCCCCTACTGGCAACAGCATTTAGTGGGAGCAGGACGAATCAAACAATGA